One part of the Microlunatus elymi genome encodes these proteins:
- a CDS encoding alkaline phosphatase D family protein codes for MLTHGVQSGDVTSNSATIWTRADREARMLVEISRGPEFRRSQAIPGAWLRASSDFTGKTVINGLPSGTDLYYRVTPYGHGDHDRAGQQLTGHLRTAARDRRDISFVWSGDLGGQGWGIDVDRGGYRIFEQMRKLSPDFDICNGDNVYADDPIEATQLTHDGSVWHNLVTEEKSKPAETLTEYRGQYQYNLMDENLKAFYAEVAQIQQWDDHETHSNWYPGEILEDAEYTEKRVDVLKYRARQAYHEYTPINPRYDAEGRIYRTLHQGPLRDVFVLDMRWFRDANSPNRQTFNDGGILGLRQQRWLERELLQSRATWKVISNDMPLGEVVADGASDYEAVSNGDNGQPMGRELQIAEILRFIKRHKIKNVVWLTTDVHYTAAHYFDPDKAAFNDFDPFWQFTTGPLNAGSFPASPVDGTFGAQQVFVKSPPYANAAPDSEYQFFGEVKISGRSRELTVNLRDNSGTVLWSRDLAPQRSWSVGRSLSGSDSHQCWCESHPVMDECQLLTSANRRRTVSG; via the coding sequence ATGCTGACGCACGGCGTGCAGAGCGGCGACGTGACCAGCAACTCGGCAACGATCTGGACCCGTGCGGATCGGGAGGCGCGGATGCTGGTCGAGATCAGCCGCGGCCCGGAATTCCGCCGCAGCCAAGCGATTCCAGGCGCCTGGCTGCGAGCATCCTCGGATTTCACCGGCAAGACCGTGATCAACGGGTTGCCGTCCGGCACCGATCTGTACTACCGGGTCACCCCGTACGGTCATGGTGATCATGATCGCGCCGGCCAGCAGCTGACCGGCCACCTGCGGACGGCAGCGCGTGACCGGCGTGACATCTCGTTCGTCTGGTCCGGGGACCTCGGCGGCCAAGGCTGGGGCATCGACGTCGATCGCGGCGGTTACCGGATCTTCGAACAGATGCGCAAGCTTTCGCCGGACTTCGACATCTGCAACGGCGACAACGTCTACGCCGACGATCCGATCGAGGCGACCCAGCTGACCCACGACGGATCGGTCTGGCACAACCTGGTCACCGAGGAGAAGTCGAAGCCGGCCGAGACGCTGACCGAGTATCGCGGCCAGTACCAGTACAACCTGATGGACGAGAACCTGAAGGCGTTCTACGCCGAGGTGGCGCAGATCCAGCAGTGGGATGATCATGAAACCCACAGCAACTGGTATCCGGGCGAGATCCTCGAGGACGCCGAGTACACCGAGAAACGCGTTGACGTGTTGAAGTATCGGGCTCGGCAGGCCTATCACGAGTACACCCCGATCAATCCGCGCTACGACGCCGAAGGGCGGATCTACCGGACCCTGCATCAGGGACCGCTGCGGGACGTGTTCGTGCTGGACATGCGGTGGTTCCGCGACGCCAACTCGCCGAACCGGCAAACCTTCAACGACGGCGGGATTCTCGGCTTGCGCCAGCAGCGCTGGCTGGAGCGTGAACTGCTGCAGTCCAGGGCGACCTGGAAGGTGATCTCCAACGACATGCCGCTGGGTGAGGTGGTCGCCGACGGAGCCTCCGACTACGAGGCGGTGTCCAACGGCGACAACGGACAACCGATGGGACGCGAGCTGCAGATCGCCGAGATCCTCCGCTTCATCAAGCGGCACAAGATCAAGAACGTGGTCTGGCTGACCACCGACGTGCACTACACCGCGGCCCACTACTTTGATCCGGACAAGGCGGCGTTCAACGACTTCGACCCGTTCTGGCAGTTCACCACCGGCCCGTTGAATGCCGGCAGCTTCCCGGCGAGTCCGGTAGACGGCACCTTCGGTGCGCAGCAGGTGTTCGTCAAATCACCGCCGTACGCCAACGCCGCACCGGACAGCGAGTATCAGTTCTTCGGCGAGGTCAAGATCTCGGGCCGGAGCCGGGAGCTGACGGTGAACCTGCGCGACAACTCCGGCACCGTGTTGTGGTCGAGGGATCTGGCCCCACAACGTTCCTGGTCGGTCGGCCGGTCGCTCAGCGGGTCAGATTCGCACCAATGTTGGTGCGAATCTCACCCGGTGATGGATGAGTGCCAGTTGCTGACGTCTGCCAACAGGCGGCGTACGGTCTCCGGATGA
- a CDS encoding energy-coupling factor transporter transmembrane component T family protein, with product MFGPLAAERRTPLQTLNPLVTLVLVGIVAATMIATFSFVTATIMIIAELPLIVLARLSPRAWLWRAWPLALALIGIMVANLLFTDIHSGTTLLHAGAIWVTTDGLAAAGSVALRLLVLAIPGIVLFARLDPTELADSLVTHWHARARMAMGSLAALRLAPLVLTDLRQSYAARRTRGLIGRNPLLAVPMAFSTLSMILVTAIRRATRLSAAMDSRGFDSGVPRTMARVSRWRVRDWVVSLGYLAAAMIAVAAGVLLEG from the coding sequence ATGTTCGGTCCTCTGGCCGCCGAGCGTCGTACGCCGTTGCAGACGCTGAACCCGTTGGTCACCCTGGTGCTGGTCGGCATCGTCGCGGCGACCATGATCGCCACCTTCTCCTTCGTCACCGCGACGATCATGATCATCGCGGAGCTGCCCTTGATCGTTCTGGCCAGACTCTCGCCGCGAGCCTGGCTGTGGCGCGCCTGGCCGCTGGCGCTGGCGTTGATCGGGATCATGGTCGCCAATCTGTTGTTCACCGACATCCACAGCGGAACCACCCTGCTGCACGCAGGTGCGATCTGGGTGACCACGGACGGCCTGGCCGCCGCCGGGAGCGTTGCGCTGCGGCTGCTGGTGCTGGCGATTCCCGGCATCGTGCTGTTCGCCCGACTGGACCCGACCGAACTCGCCGACTCGCTCGTCACCCACTGGCACGCTCGGGCCCGGATGGCCATGGGATCCCTTGCTGCGCTGCGTTTGGCGCCGCTGGTGCTCACCGATCTCCGGCAGTCCTACGCCGCCCGCCGGACCCGAGGTCTGATCGGGCGCAATCCGCTGCTGGCCGTGCCGATGGCCTTCTCCACGCTGTCGATGATCTTGGTCACCGCAATCCGTCGCGCCACCCGGCTCTCGGCCGCGATGGACTCGCGCGGCTTCGACTCCGGTGTGCCGCGCACGATGGCCCGGGTCTCGCGATGGCGCGTCCGCGATTGGGTCGTGTCCCTCGGCTACCTCGCCGCGGCGATGATCGCGGTCGCTGCCGGCGTCCTGCTCGAGGGGTAA
- a CDS encoding ABC transporter ATP-binding protein — MSVPDPDRGPSRILLQGFGYRHLIRQQWAIRNVDLSIEPGERVLLLGPSGAGKSTLLHVVAGLLDRETGDVEGVVRVDGAAPTPASGGHGLSRTGIVFQDPDSQLVMSRCGDEVAFGLENAGVPRAEIWPRVRRALHAVGFDYALDRSTQALSGGERQRLVLAGVLALRPRLLLLDEPTANLDPDGAAQVLSALAGSTADRSATMIIIEHRIRPVLPLVDRVVVIDPVDGVIADGVPDQVLAAEHDRLAAGGVWVDDQLPWKPETGTRPATGTPLLRVEAPRRRYTDGGPLLPEPIEVTVRSGSVTAVVGANGSGKSTLAGMLSGLSAPHTGAVTPTAELSAGLRARQAAKPIRRWPSEQLAARIGTVFQNPEHQFLTGRVADEIALGPRHSRSVYRQRADELMQRLGLTNLAEANPFTLSGGEKRRLSVATALAGRPRVVILDEPTFGQDRRTWIALATLFAELAADGIALLFVSHDQLLTAALADQTVELRRPDIDRQPNGIEVAV, encoded by the coding sequence ATGTCCGTACCCGATCCGGACCGTGGTCCGAGCAGGATTCTCCTGCAGGGCTTCGGATATCGGCACCTGATCCGACAGCAGTGGGCGATCCGCAACGTCGATCTGAGCATCGAGCCCGGAGAGCGGGTGCTGCTGCTCGGCCCGTCCGGAGCCGGCAAGTCGACCTTGCTGCATGTCGTCGCCGGGCTGCTCGATCGCGAGACCGGTGACGTCGAGGGGGTCGTACGCGTCGACGGTGCGGCGCCGACGCCGGCCTCCGGCGGGCACGGACTGTCGCGGACCGGGATCGTCTTCCAGGATCCCGACAGCCAACTGGTGATGAGCCGCTGCGGTGACGAGGTCGCGTTCGGGCTGGAGAACGCCGGCGTACCGCGAGCGGAGATCTGGCCCCGAGTCCGCCGGGCGCTGCACGCTGTCGGCTTCGACTACGCCCTGGATCGCTCCACCCAGGCACTGTCCGGCGGCGAGCGGCAACGACTGGTGCTGGCGGGTGTGCTCGCCCTCCGGCCGCGACTGCTGTTGCTGGACGAGCCGACCGCCAACCTCGATCCGGACGGCGCCGCGCAGGTGCTGTCCGCGCTGGCCGGCAGCACGGCCGATCGCTCGGCAACCATGATCATCATCGAACACCGGATCCGGCCGGTGCTGCCGCTGGTCGATCGGGTCGTGGTGATCGACCCGGTCGACGGCGTGATCGCCGACGGGGTTCCGGACCAGGTGCTGGCCGCAGAGCATGATCGACTCGCCGCCGGCGGCGTCTGGGTCGATGATCAACTTCCGTGGAAGCCGGAGACCGGTACGAGGCCGGCAACCGGCACACCGTTGCTGCGGGTCGAGGCACCTCGCCGTCGCTACACCGACGGCGGTCCGCTGCTGCCCGAGCCGATCGAGGTGACGGTGCGATCCGGTTCGGTGACCGCCGTGGTCGGAGCGAACGGTTCCGGCAAGTCGACGTTGGCCGGAATGCTGTCCGGTCTGAGCGCCCCGCACACCGGAGCCGTGACGCCGACCGCCGAACTGTCGGCCGGCCTGCGCGCCCGGCAGGCGGCCAAGCCGATTCGGCGCTGGCCGTCGGAACAGCTGGCGGCGCGGATCGGAACGGTCTTCCAGAACCCCGAGCATCAGTTCCTGACCGGCCGGGTGGCCGACGAGATCGCCCTCGGGCCGCGGCACAGCCGCTCGGTCTATCGGCAGCGGGCCGACGAGTTGATGCAGCGGCTCGGGCTGACCAACTTGGCCGAGGCGAACCCGTTCACCCTGTCCGGCGGAGAGAAGCGCCGGCTGTCGGTCGCCACCGCACTGGCCGGACGGCCCCGGGTGGTGATCTTGGACGAGCCGACCTTCGGCCAGGATCGCCGGACCTGGATCGCGCTGGCCACGTTGTTCGCCGAGCTCGCCGCCGACGGCATCGCGTTGCTGTTCGTGTCTCATGATCAACTACTCACCGCGGCGCTGGCCGATCAGACCGTCGAGTTGCGCCGGCCCGACATCGACCGGCAGCCGAACGGAATCGAGGTGGCGGTCTGA
- a CDS encoding ECF transporter S component has protein sequence MTRRYLSSTEEQAMTVQDQQARAGQDRPFGRWRTSDILITAAIGVVFGVIFFFWNAFYSVIEPLFTAFPPARALFYGVWLVPGVLAPFITRKAGAGVLAELIGSLVETIFGGWSGAMTIVYGLAQGLAAELGYAIFRYRMWRRINPFIAGATAGLAPAILDNVLYYPTWSIRWQISYGIAAIVSTAIIGGLITIALHATLRSSGALPARRG, from the coding sequence GTGACGCGACGCTACCTGTCCTCGACCGAGGAGCAGGCGATGACCGTACAAGATCAACAAGCACGCGCCGGGCAGGATCGACCGTTCGGCCGATGGCGAACCAGCGACATCCTGATCACCGCCGCGATCGGCGTCGTGTTCGGGGTGATCTTCTTCTTCTGGAACGCGTTCTACAGCGTGATCGAGCCGCTGTTCACCGCTTTCCCGCCGGCCCGGGCGCTGTTCTACGGGGTCTGGCTGGTGCCCGGCGTGCTCGCTCCGTTCATCACCCGCAAGGCCGGTGCCGGCGTGCTCGCAGAGCTGATCGGCTCGCTGGTGGAGACGATCTTCGGCGGCTGGAGCGGCGCCATGACGATCGTGTACGGGTTGGCGCAGGGTCTGGCCGCCGAGCTGGGGTATGCGATCTTCCGCTATCGGATGTGGCGCAGGATCAACCCGTTCATCGCGGGCGCCACCGCGGGCCTGGCCCCGGCGATCCTGGACAACGTCCTGTACTACCCGACCTGGTCCATCCGATGGCAGATCAGCTACGGCATCGCCGCGATCGTGTCCACCGCGATCATCGGCGGTCTGATCACGATCGCGTTGCACGCCACCTTGCGGTCCTCCGGTGCGTTGCCGGCCCGCCGCGGATGA
- a CDS encoding DedA family protein — translation MSAADPEFDPAPSVAPERVEADPNDPTSDTDSAADAAEEPRQKEWWEDAKLPWKGKPRREDILCWIGFSLSGIIGLIMIPLRPVLLGSAPLALVAITGSRSGLVTIGALSAVGRADWWLVGLILGIVSCVKWDPLFWWAGKLWGHGLIELVAGRSKWAARNAGRAEALARRYGVPAILLAYVVPLPAAVIYATLGMAGMRLRKFLIVDLIGSAIICSLWMFLGHQLGQSAVNVVDLIARYSGYISIGLLVLIIGQAVWRAKRRAARA, via the coding sequence GTGTCTGCAGCGGATCCGGAGTTCGACCCCGCGCCTTCGGTCGCGCCCGAACGGGTCGAGGCCGATCCGAACGACCCAACATCCGACACCGACAGCGCCGCCGACGCCGCCGAGGAGCCGCGGCAGAAGGAATGGTGGGAGGACGCCAAACTGCCGTGGAAGGGCAAGCCACGGCGCGAGGACATCCTGTGCTGGATCGGTTTCTCGCTGAGCGGAATCATCGGGCTGATCATGATCCCGCTGCGGCCGGTGCTGCTGGGCAGCGCGCCGCTGGCGCTGGTGGCGATCACCGGCTCCCGATCGGGTCTGGTCACCATCGGCGCGTTGTCGGCCGTCGGCCGCGCAGACTGGTGGTTGGTCGGGCTGATCCTCGGCATCGTCAGCTGCGTGAAGTGGGATCCGCTGTTCTGGTGGGCCGGGAAACTCTGGGGTCACGGGCTGATCGAACTGGTCGCCGGTCGCTCCAAGTGGGCGGCCCGAAACGCCGGCCGGGCCGAAGCGCTGGCACGGCGGTACGGCGTACCGGCGATCCTGCTCGCCTACGTCGTACCGCTGCCCGCGGCGGTGATCTACGCGACGCTCGGGATGGCCGGTATGCGGCTGCGGAAATTCCTGATCGTCGATCTGATCGGCTCGGCGATCATCTGCTCGCTGTGGATGTTCCTCGGCCATCAGCTCGGCCAGTCGGCGGTGAACGTCGTCGACCTGATCGCCCGCTACTCCGGCTACATCTCCATCGGCCTGCTGGTGCTGATCATCGGCCAGGCCGTCTGGCGCGCGAAGCGTCGCGCTGCGCGCGCCTGA
- the murQ gene encoding N-acetylmuramic acid 6-phosphate etherase: MEAIGTERVNPASAALDEMTPTQIVATMNEADFAVPEAIRRAQPQIASAIAAAEPLFNSGGRLIYVGAGTSGRLGVLDAAECPPTFQTDPERVVGMIAGGRTALVDAVEGAEDDTVAGARDIDAREVGPADVVVGLAASGRTPYVIGALDRSRALGALTVSLSCNPGAELSRHAAYAIEVDTGPEVLTGSTRLKAGSAQKQVLNMISTALMVRSGRTYGNLMVDVQATNAKLRMRATRLVSLIAETDEATARRALESCDYEVKTAVVMLRRSETADVARERLAAAAGRLAVAIDLPSSQHPALTD; this comes from the coding sequence ATGGAAGCGATCGGTACCGAGCGAGTCAATCCCGCCTCGGCCGCGCTGGACGAGATGACGCCGACGCAGATCGTCGCGACCATGAACGAGGCCGACTTCGCCGTCCCGGAAGCGATCCGGCGCGCACAGCCGCAGATCGCCTCGGCGATCGCCGCAGCGGAACCGCTGTTCAACTCCGGCGGTCGACTGATCTACGTCGGTGCCGGCACGTCCGGCCGGCTCGGCGTCCTTGACGCGGCGGAGTGTCCGCCCACCTTCCAGACCGATCCCGAGCGGGTGGTCGGAATGATTGCCGGCGGCCGAACGGCCCTGGTCGACGCGGTCGAGGGTGCCGAGGACGACACCGTGGCTGGCGCACGCGACATCGACGCGCGCGAAGTCGGACCCGCCGACGTGGTGGTCGGCCTGGCAGCCAGCGGACGTACCCCGTACGTGATCGGGGCGCTCGACCGCTCCCGGGCGCTGGGTGCGCTGACCGTTTCCCTGTCCTGCAACCCGGGCGCCGAGTTGTCCCGGCATGCGGCGTACGCGATCGAGGTCGACACCGGGCCGGAGGTGCTCACCGGCTCGACCCGGCTGAAGGCGGGCAGCGCCCAGAAGCAGGTGCTGAACATGATCTCGACCGCGCTGATGGTTCGCTCCGGTCGCACCTACGGCAATCTGATGGTCGACGTTCAGGCCACCAACGCCAAGCTGCGAATGCGGGCGACCCGGCTGGTCTCGTTGATCGCCGAGACCGACGAGGCGACCGCGCGACGGGCGCTGGAATCGTGCGACTACGAGGTCAAGACCGCGGTGGTGATGCTGCGGCGCAGCGAGACGGCCGACGTCGCCCGGGAACGACTCGCGGCGGCTGCGGGTCGGCTGGCCGTGGCGATCGACCTGCCGAGCTCACAGCACCCCGCCCTCACCGACTGA
- a CDS encoding MurR/RpiR family transcriptional regulator encodes MSQTADDRGSTTGDHSADEGGGRRPVRALSVLIKIRRALPSLRPAEQRVAQAVLDDPAGVSESSITTVAKLCETSETTVLRFCRAVGLAGYPELRIALARAAQWEETDQDNGAPITGRISQTDSLSDVVSKIAYADSRAIADTARALDVQMLERVVDTLAAARRIDVFGTGASGLVAQDLHHKLHRIGLTSFSWPDSHLALTAAAVLKPDDVALAFSHSGTTSDTIDVLKVARRHGATTIAVTNFDHSPISQHCDLLLVTAAHEAAFRSGAMSSRIAQLALVDCIFAGVAQRSYEESVEAIESSYAAVESRHLSSRTH; translated from the coding sequence ATGTCGCAGACAGCCGATGACCGGGGAAGCACGACGGGTGATCATTCCGCGGACGAGGGCGGCGGCCGGCGTCCGGTGCGGGCGTTGTCGGTCTTGATCAAGATCCGTCGAGCGCTGCCGAGTTTGCGGCCGGCCGAGCAACGCGTTGCCCAGGCGGTGCTCGACGATCCGGCCGGGGTGTCGGAGAGTTCGATCACCACCGTGGCCAAGCTCTGCGAGACCTCGGAGACCACGGTGTTGAGGTTCTGTCGTGCTGTCGGTCTGGCCGGCTATCCCGAGTTGCGGATCGCGTTGGCCCGGGCCGCCCAGTGGGAGGAGACCGATCAGGACAACGGCGCTCCGATCACCGGCCGGATCAGTCAGACCGACTCGTTGTCCGACGTGGTCAGCAAGATCGCGTACGCCGATTCGCGGGCGATTGCCGACACCGCCCGGGCGCTGGACGTGCAGATGCTGGAACGGGTGGTGGACACGCTGGCGGCTGCCCGCAGGATCGACGTCTTCGGTACCGGGGCCAGCGGGCTGGTCGCCCAGGATCTTCATCACAAGCTGCATCGGATCGGGCTGACCTCGTTCAGCTGGCCCGACTCGCATCTGGCGTTGACCGCGGCCGCCGTGCTGAAACCCGACGACGTGGCCCTCGCGTTCTCGCACAGCGGCACCACCTCCGACACCATCGACGTGCTCAAGGTGGCGCGACGGCACGGTGCCACCACCATCGCGGTGACCAATTTCGATCACTCGCCGATCAGCCAGCACTGCGATCTCTTGCTGGTCACCGCCGCGCACGAAGCGGCCTTCCGATCCGGCGCGATGTCCAGCCGGATCGCCCAACTCGCCTTGGTGGATTGCATTTTCGCCGGTGTCGCGCAGCGCTCCTACGAGGAGTCGGTGGAGGCGATCGAGAGCAGCTACGCCGCGGTCGAGAGCCGGCACCTGAGCAGTCGCACGCACTGA
- the kdpA gene encoding potassium-transporting ATPase subunit KdpA, whose translation MSDLMPGLLQLAMLLVLVGGSYLLLGSYMARAYSSPRHLAVEKLIYRTLRIDPDGDQRWGVYYASVLGFSAAGVLFLYGLLRLQGLLPLSNNTPGFDPALAWNTAVSFVTNTNWQAYPGENLGYLAQMAGLAVQNFASAAVGMCVAVALIRGLARSRTDRLGNFWTDLVRSVIRILLPISIVVAVMLILTGVVQNFAGPETVHTLAGGSQTLPGGPVASQEVIKQLGTNGGGFYNANSAHPFENPNPVSNLIEIALMLIIPVGLARTYGLLVGRPANGHAVLAFMGVLWLAGLVIMWIAESAHGGIAAGAAGAAMEGKEVRFGIAGSVLYNNTSTGTSSGPVNAMGGSFTALGGGMMMLNMMLGEVSPGGTGSGLYGALLMAIMAVFLAGLMIGRTPEFLGKRIGRREISYVALYTLAMPAILLVGAAVASINPAALASRNNSGSSGLSEILYAFASASNNNGSAFAGLSANTYFYNTMLGFCMLIGRFILIGLVLALAGSLAGQVRRPVSGSLPTHTPLFVGLHVFTALIVAGLTFFPALALGPIASAVS comes from the coding sequence ATGTCTGACCTGATGCCCGGACTGCTCCAGCTGGCCATGTTGCTGGTGCTGGTCGGCGGGAGCTATCTGTTGCTGGGCTCGTACATGGCCCGGGCTTACAGTTCGCCACGGCATCTGGCGGTGGAGAAGTTGATCTACCGTACGCTGCGGATCGATCCCGACGGTGATCAACGCTGGGGCGTCTACTACGCGTCCGTACTGGGCTTCTCCGCCGCCGGAGTCCTGTTCCTGTACGGGCTGCTGCGGCTGCAAGGACTGCTGCCGTTGAGCAACAACACCCCGGGCTTCGATCCGGCACTGGCGTGGAACACGGCGGTGTCCTTCGTCACCAACACCAATTGGCAGGCCTACCCCGGCGAAAATCTGGGATACCTGGCCCAGATGGCCGGCCTGGCCGTCCAGAATTTCGCGTCAGCGGCGGTCGGCATGTGCGTTGCGGTGGCGCTGATTCGCGGGCTGGCCCGATCACGTACCGACCGGCTCGGAAACTTCTGGACCGACCTGGTCCGCAGCGTGATCAGGATCCTGCTGCCGATCTCGATCGTGGTCGCGGTGATGTTGATCTTGACGGGGGTGGTGCAGAACTTCGCCGGACCCGAGACCGTGCACACGCTGGCCGGCGGCAGTCAGACCCTTCCCGGCGGCCCTGTCGCCTCTCAGGAGGTGATCAAACAGCTCGGCACCAACGGCGGCGGCTTCTACAACGCCAACAGCGCGCATCCGTTCGAGAATCCCAACCCGGTCAGCAATCTGATCGAGATCGCGCTGATGTTGATCATCCCGGTCGGTCTGGCCAGGACGTACGGGCTGCTGGTCGGCAGACCGGCCAACGGTCATGCGGTGCTGGCGTTCATGGGCGTGCTCTGGCTGGCCGGACTGGTGATCATGTGGATCGCCGAGTCGGCCCACGGCGGAATCGCGGCCGGAGCCGCCGGTGCCGCCATGGAGGGGAAGGAGGTTCGATTCGGGATCGCCGGATCCGTGCTCTACAACAACACCTCCACCGGCACCTCGAGCGGCCCGGTCAACGCGATGGGCGGCAGTTTCACCGCCCTCGGCGGCGGCATGATGATGTTGAACATGATGCTCGGCGAGGTCTCACCGGGCGGCACCGGCTCCGGTCTGTACGGAGCTCTGTTGATGGCGATCATGGCCGTCTTCCTGGCCGGCTTGATGATCGGGCGGACGCCGGAGTTCCTCGGCAAGCGGATCGGCCGCCGGGAGATCAGCTATGTCGCCCTCTACACCCTGGCGATGCCGGCCATCCTGCTGGTCGGGGCGGCCGTCGCATCGATCAACCCGGCCGCGCTGGCCTCGCGTAACAACTCGGGATCGTCCGGCCTCAGCGAGATCCTGTACGCGTTCGCCTCGGCCTCCAACAACAACGGCTCCGCCTTCGCCGGGCTGAGCGCGAACACCTACTTCTACAACACCATGCTCGGCTTCTGCATGCTGATCGGTCGCTTCATCCTGATCGGTCTGGTGCTCGCACTGGCCGGCTCGTTGGCCGGTCAGGTCAGGCGGCCGGTCTCCGGCAGTCTGCCCACCCACACGCCGCTGTTCGTCGGCCTGCACGTCTTCACCGCCTTGATCGTCGCCGGCCTGACCTTCTTCCCCGCCCTGGCCCTCGGTCCGATCGCGAGTGCGGTCTCATGA